Proteins from a genomic interval of Pseudomonas paeninsulae:
- a CDS encoding LemA family protein encodes MSLTSVAVLVILILIAAYAVILYNALVRLKHGLSKAWANIDVLLKQRHEELPKLVETCKQYMQYEGRTLERVIAARNAVASAREQHDLGALGKAESGLRVGLGQLFALAENYPELKANDNFQHLQLRISGLENGIADRRELYNEAVNLNNVRIEQFPDVLIARAFAFKAGELLEFSDAEKADVDLKSLFS; translated from the coding sequence ATGAGTCTAACCAGTGTTGCCGTCCTCGTGATTCTGATTCTGATCGCCGCCTATGCGGTGATTCTCTACAACGCCCTGGTGCGCTTGAAGCATGGGCTGAGCAAGGCCTGGGCGAATATCGATGTGTTGCTCAAGCAGCGCCACGAAGAGTTGCCCAAGCTGGTGGAGACCTGCAAGCAGTACATGCAGTACGAGGGGCGTACCCTGGAGCGGGTGATTGCCGCGCGCAACGCCGTCGCCAGTGCCCGCGAGCAGCATGATCTGGGTGCCCTGGGCAAGGCCGAGAGCGGCTTGCGGGTTGGGCTTGGGCAGCTGTTTGCGCTGGCCGAGAACTACCCGGAACTGAAGGCCAATGACAATTTTCAGCATCTGCAGCTGCGCATCAGCGGCCTGGAGAACGGCATCGCCGATCGCCGCGAGCTGTACAACGAGGCGGTCAACCTGAACAACGTGCGCATTGAGCAATTTCCCGACGTATTGATCGCCCGGGCCTTCGCCTTCAAGGCGGGCGAGTTGCTGGAGTTCAGCGATGCGGAGAAGGCCGACGTCGATCTCAAATCGCTGTTCAGTTAG
- a CDS encoding LysE/ArgO family amino acid transporter, whose translation MWQSYINGLLVAAGLIIALGAQNAFVLAQSLRREHHLPVALLCVTCDALLVTAGVFGLAALLAQIPLLLGVARWGGAAFLLWYGAQALLRACRPQGLEQRAAAPRSLRTVLLAALAVTLLNPHVYLDTVLLIGSLGAQQSVPGAYAMGAASASLVWFLSLALGAAWLAPQLARPLTWRLIDLAVALMMFTIAWQLLAAPAA comes from the coding sequence ATGTGGCAGAGCTATATCAATGGTTTGCTGGTCGCCGCCGGGCTGATCATCGCCCTCGGCGCACAGAACGCCTTCGTTCTCGCGCAAAGCCTGCGCCGCGAACATCACCTACCCGTGGCCTTGCTCTGCGTGACCTGCGATGCCCTGCTGGTGACCGCCGGGGTGTTCGGCCTGGCTGCGCTGCTGGCGCAGATCCCGCTGCTACTGGGTGTCGCCCGCTGGGGCGGCGCGGCCTTCCTGCTCTGGTATGGCGCCCAGGCCCTGCTGCGTGCTTGCCGGCCGCAGGGCCTGGAACAAAGGGCAGCCGCCCCGCGCTCGCTACGCACCGTATTACTCGCCGCCCTGGCGGTGACCCTGCTCAACCCCCATGTGTACCTCGATACCGTGCTGTTGATCGGCTCGCTCGGCGCCCAGCAGAGTGTGCCCGGAGCCTATGCCATGGGCGCTGCCAGTGCCTCGCTGGTCTGGTTCCTCAGCCTCGCGCTCGGCGCCGCCTGGCTGGCCCCACAATTGGCACGACCGCTAACCTGGCGCCTGATCGATCTGGCCGTGGCCTTGATGATGTTCACTATCGCCTGGCAGTTGCTGGCCGCTCCCGCCGCCTGA
- a CDS encoding putative bifunctional diguanylate cyclase/phosphodiesterase → MKLELKNSLSLKLLRVVLLSALAVGVVLSCAQIAFDVYKTRQAVTNDAQRILGMFRDPSTQAVYSLDREMGMQVIEGLFQHESVRVAAIGHPNEPMLAEKSRDLAQLPTRWLTDPILGQEQSFTTKLVGRGPYSEYYGDLSITLDTAHYGESFVSNSVIIFIVGALRALAMGLVLFLVYHWLLTKPLSKIIEHLSQINPDRPSAHKLPMLKGNEKNELGLWINTANQLLSSIERNTHLRREAENSLLRMAQYDFLTGLPNRQQLQQQLDQILGDAGRLQRRVAVLCVGLDDFKGINEQFSYQTGDQLLLALSDRLRSHGGRLGALARLGGDQFALVQANIEQPYEAAELAQSVLDDLEQPFILDQQEVRLRATIGITLFPEDGDCTEKLLQKAEQTMTLAKSRSRNRYQFYIASVDSEMRRRRELEKDLREALALNQLFLVYQPQVDYRDHRIVGVEALLRWQHPQHGLVPPDLFIPLAEQNGSIIAIGEWVLDQGCRQLREWHDQGFSELRMAINLSTVQLHHAELPRVVNNLMQVYRLPPRSLELEVTETGLMEDISTAAQHLLSLRRSGALIAIDDFGTGYSSLSYLKSLPLDKIKIDKSFVQDLLDDDDDATIVRAIIQLGKSLGMQVIAEGVETIEQEAYIIAQGCHEGQGYLYSKPLPARELVLFLKQARRLNQAAINPATL, encoded by the coding sequence TTGAAGCTGGAACTCAAGAACAGCCTGTCTCTGAAGCTGCTACGTGTAGTACTGCTTTCGGCGCTTGCCGTTGGGGTGGTATTGAGCTGCGCGCAAATTGCCTTCGATGTTTACAAGACCCGCCAGGCAGTGACCAACGATGCCCAGCGCATTCTCGGCATGTTTCGCGACCCCTCGACCCAGGCGGTTTACAGCCTGGATCGCGAAATGGGTATGCAGGTCATCGAAGGCCTGTTCCAGCACGAATCGGTGCGGGTGGCTGCCATCGGCCATCCCAACGAGCCGATGCTTGCGGAAAAATCCCGTGATCTGGCGCAATTGCCCACCCGCTGGCTGACCGACCCGATTCTCGGCCAGGAACAGAGTTTCACCACCAAGCTGGTGGGCCGCGGCCCCTACAGCGAGTATTACGGCGACCTCAGCATCACCCTCGATACCGCACACTACGGCGAGAGCTTCGTCAGCAACTCGGTGATCATCTTCATCGTCGGTGCGCTCCGCGCCCTGGCCATGGGCCTGGTGCTGTTCCTGGTCTACCACTGGCTGCTGACCAAACCGCTGTCGAAAATCATCGAGCACCTCAGTCAGATCAATCCGGATCGGCCCAGCGCACACAAGCTGCCGATGCTCAAAGGCAACGAGAAAAACGAACTGGGCCTGTGGATCAACACCGCCAACCAATTGCTCTCCTCCATAGAACGCAACACGCACCTGCGCCGCGAAGCGGAAAATAGCCTGCTACGCATGGCTCAGTACGACTTCCTCACCGGCCTGCCGAACCGCCAACAACTGCAACAGCAACTCGACCAGATTCTCGGTGATGCCGGCCGTTTGCAACGCCGGGTCGCCGTGCTCTGCGTCGGCCTGGACGACTTCAAGGGTATCAACGAGCAGTTCAGCTACCAGACCGGCGACCAGTTGCTGTTGGCCCTGTCCGATCGCCTGCGCAGCCACGGTGGTCGCCTCGGCGCCCTGGCCCGCCTGGGAGGTGACCAGTTCGCCCTGGTTCAAGCCAACATCGAGCAGCCCTATGAGGCCGCCGAACTGGCGCAAAGCGTGCTGGATGACCTCGAACAACCCTTTATTCTCGACCAGCAGGAAGTGCGCCTGCGCGCCACTATCGGTATCACCCTGTTCCCGGAAGACGGTGACTGCACCGAGAAGCTGCTACAGAAAGCCGAACAGACCATGACCCTGGCCAAGAGCCGCTCACGCAACCGCTACCAGTTCTATATCGCCAGCGTCGACAGCGAGATGCGCCGCCGCCGCGAGCTGGAGAAGGATCTGCGCGAGGCCCTGGCCCTCAACCAACTGTTCCTGGTCTATCAACCGCAAGTGGACTACCGCGATCACCGGATAGTCGGGGTCGAGGCGCTGCTGCGCTGGCAACACCCGCAGCATGGCCTGGTGCCGCCGGATTTGTTCATCCCGCTGGCCGAGCAGAATGGCAGCATCATCGCGATCGGCGAGTGGGTTCTCGACCAAGGCTGCCGACAACTGCGCGAATGGCACGATCAGGGCTTCAGCGAGCTGCGCATGGCGATCAACCTGTCCACCGTGCAGTTGCATCACGCCGAATTGCCGCGAGTGGTCAACAACCTGATGCAGGTCTATCGCCTGCCGCCGCGCAGCCTGGAACTGGAAGTCACCGAAACCGGCCTGATGGAAGACATCAGCACCGCCGCCCAGCACCTGCTCAGCCTGCGCCGCTCCGGCGCACTGATCGCGATTGACGACTTCGGCACCGGCTACTCCTCGCTGAGCTACCTGAAGAGCCTGCCGCTGGACAAGATCAAGATCGACAAGAGCTTCGTCCAGGATCTGCTCGACGACGACGACGACGCCACCATCGTGCGTGCCATCATCCAGCTGGGTAAGAGCCTGGGCATGCAGGTGATCGCCGAGGGAGTGGAAACCATCGAGCAAGAAGCCTACATCATCGCCCAGGGCTGCCATGAAGGTCAGGGCTACCTCTACAGCAAGCCGCTGCCGGCCCGCGAACTAGTACTCTTCCTCAAGCAGGCCCGGCGCCTCAACCAAGCCGCCATCAACCCAGCCACGCTGTAA
- a CDS encoding ACT domain-containing protein, which yields MAGETSLPTLLRSMSPILNDGDYVFCCLADATPPADLQPLGSFREREGLSLILPRQQAERLGLDFDYIAAWITLEVHSALAAVGLTAAVATALAAHGISCNVIAGYHHDHLFVAQVDGQRAMAVLQQLAKQSE from the coding sequence ATGGCCGGCGAGACCTCGCTCCCCACCCTGCTACGCAGCATGAGCCCAATCCTGAACGACGGCGACTACGTGTTCTGCTGTCTGGCCGATGCCACGCCACCGGCCGACCTGCAACCACTCGGCAGTTTCCGCGAGCGCGAGGGTCTGAGCCTGATCCTGCCGCGCCAGCAGGCCGAGCGGCTGGGCCTGGATTTCGACTATATCGCCGCCTGGATCACCCTCGAAGTGCACTCGGCGCTCGCCGCAGTCGGCCTCACCGCCGCGGTGGCCACCGCGCTGGCCGCCCATGGCATCAGCTGCAACGTGATCGCCGGCTACCACCACGACCACTTGTTCGTCGCCCAAGTCGATGGCCAACGCGCCATGGCGGTGCTGCAACAACTGGCCAAACAGTCGGAGTGA
- a CDS encoding saccharopine dehydrogenase family protein: protein MTTSNWMIYGANGYTGHLLAAEAQRQGLTPILAGRNPAAVHALGSLLGLECRIFDIGQPERAREALADVVLVAHCAGPFSATSAPMLDACLASATHYVDITGEIGVFEAAHGRDRQAREAGLVVCPGVGFDVIPSDCLAACLHQALPDASHLALGFDSDSGLSPGTARTLVEGFTFGGKVRRAGIITDVPLGYRRRQINFGRGVKSAVSIPWGDVATAYYSTGIDNIEVYLSTPPALAIGMRLLDPLRPLLGLNAVQHWLKRLVDKRVSGPDQATREQQRTWLWGEARNAAGEMRTARLETTNGYEVTVHGVLLAVRHLLAYSGPGGYFTPSQLLGARCVEQLPGSGKILLS from the coding sequence ATGACCACGAGCAACTGGATGATCTACGGCGCCAACGGTTACACCGGCCACCTGCTGGCCGCCGAAGCGCAGCGCCAGGGCCTGACGCCGATTCTGGCCGGACGCAACCCGGCGGCGGTGCATGCCCTGGGCAGCCTGCTGGGCCTGGAATGCCGGATATTCGACATTGGCCAGCCCGAGCGCGCTCGCGAGGCACTGGCCGACGTGGTGCTGGTCGCCCACTGCGCCGGGCCTTTTTCCGCCACCAGCGCACCGATGCTCGATGCCTGCCTGGCCAGCGCGACCCATTATGTCGATATCACCGGCGAGATCGGCGTGTTCGAAGCGGCTCACGGCCGTGACCGGCAAGCCCGGGAGGCCGGACTGGTGGTCTGCCCCGGCGTTGGCTTCGACGTCATCCCCAGCGATTGCCTGGCCGCCTGCCTGCACCAGGCGCTGCCCGATGCCAGTCATCTGGCACTGGGATTCGACAGCGATAGCGGCCTGTCACCGGGCACCGCCAGGACCCTGGTGGAAGGCTTCACGTTCGGCGGCAAGGTGCGCCGCGCAGGCATCATCACCGATGTACCGCTGGGCTATAGACGCCGCCAGATCAACTTCGGCCGCGGCGTGAAATCCGCAGTCAGCATTCCCTGGGGCGACGTGGCGACTGCCTATTACTCGACCGGCATCGACAACATCGAGGTCTACCTGTCTACCCCGCCGGCCCTGGCCATCGGCATGCGCCTGCTCGACCCGCTGCGCCCGCTGCTCGGCCTGAATGCCGTCCAGCACTGGCTCAAGCGCCTGGTCGACAAGCGCGTATCGGGTCCCGACCAGGCCACCCGCGAACAGCAGCGCACCTGGCTGTGGGGCGAGGCACGCAACGCCGCTGGCGAAATGAGAACCGCCCGCCTGGAAACAACCAATGGCTATGAGGTGACCGTGCATGGCGTGCTGCTGGCGGTGCGTCACCTGCTCGCCTACAGCGGCCCCGGCGGCTATTTCACGCCCTCGCAACTACTCGGCGCACGCTGCGTGGAACAGCTGCCGGGGTCGGGCAAGATTCTGCTGTCCTGA
- a CDS encoding superoxide dismutase: MAFELPPLPYAHDALQPHISQETLEFHHDKHHNTYVVNLNNLVPGTEFEGKTLEEIVKTSSGGIFNNAAQVWNHTFYWNCMKPNGGGQPTGALADAINAAFGSFDKFKEEFSKVSIGTFGSGWGWLVKKADGSLALASTIGAGNPLTSGDTPLLTCDVWEHAYYIDYRNVRPKYVEAFWNLVNWDFVANNYAA; the protein is encoded by the coding sequence ATGGCTTTCGAATTGCCGCCACTGCCGTACGCACATGACGCTCTGCAGCCGCATATTTCCCAGGAAACCCTGGAATTCCACCACGACAAGCACCACAACACCTATGTCGTGAACCTGAACAACCTGGTGCCTGGCACCGAGTTCGAAGGCAAAACCCTGGAAGAGATCGTCAAGACCTCTTCCGGCGGCATCTTCAACAACGCCGCTCAAGTCTGGAACCACACGTTCTACTGGAACTGCATGAAGCCCAACGGCGGCGGTCAACCGACTGGCGCCCTGGCCGACGCGATCAACGCGGCCTTCGGTTCCTTCGACAAGTTCAAGGAAGAGTTCAGCAAAGTATCCATCGGCACCTTCGGTTCCGGCTGGGGCTGGCTGGTGAAGAAAGCCGACGGTTCCCTGGCCCTGGCCAGCACCATCGGTGCCGGCAACCCGCTGACCAGCGGCGACACTCCGCTGCTGACCTGCGACGTCTGGGAACACGCCTACTACATCGACTACCGCAACGTGCGGCCGAAGTACGTCGAAGCGTTCTGGAACCTGGTCAACTGGGACTTCGTAGCGAACAACTACGCAGCCTGA
- a CDS encoding NAD-dependent epimerase/dehydratase family protein, which translates to MKILVTGASGFIGGRFARFALEQGLSVRVNGRRAEGVEHLVKRGAEFIQGDLSDPELVQRLCHDVEAVVHCAGAVGFWGNYQQFHQANVVVTENVVEGCLKQHVRRLVHLSSPSIYFDGQSHVAIQEEQVPKHFFDHYGKTKYLAEQQVFGAQEFGLEVLALRPRSVTGAGDTSLFPRLINMQRKGRLSIVGNGLNRVDFTSMQNLNDALFSCLLAAAPALGKAYNISNGAPVPLWDAVNYVLRQLELPPVTRHLPYALAYGAATLNEGLCTLLPGRPEPTLFRLGVALMAKDFSLDISRAREYLDYAPQVSLWTALDEFCLWWKAQHPG; encoded by the coding sequence ATGAAGATTCTGGTTACCGGTGCAAGTGGCTTTATCGGCGGACGCTTCGCCCGCTTTGCCTTGGAGCAGGGCTTGAGCGTGCGGGTCAATGGTCGCCGCGCAGAGGGAGTGGAGCACTTGGTCAAGCGCGGCGCCGAGTTCATCCAGGGCGACTTGTCCGACCCCGAACTGGTGCAGCGGCTCTGTCATGACGTCGAGGCGGTGGTGCACTGCGCCGGCGCCGTGGGCTTCTGGGGCAACTATCAGCAGTTCCATCAGGCCAATGTGGTGGTTACCGAGAACGTGGTCGAAGGCTGCTTGAAACAGCATGTGCGGCGGCTGGTGCACCTGTCCTCGCCGTCGATCTATTTCGATGGCCAGTCGCACGTGGCGATCCAGGAAGAGCAGGTGCCCAAGCATTTCTTCGATCATTACGGCAAGACCAAGTACCTGGCCGAACAGCAGGTGTTCGGCGCCCAGGAATTCGGTCTCGAGGTGCTGGCCTTGCGTCCGCGCTCGGTCACGGGGGCCGGCGATACCAGTCTCTTTCCCCGGCTGATCAATATGCAGCGCAAGGGACGCCTGTCGATTGTCGGCAACGGCCTGAACCGGGTCGACTTCACCAGCATGCAGAACCTCAATGACGCCTTGTTCAGCTGCTTGCTGGCCGCCGCGCCGGCGCTGGGCAAGGCCTACAACATCAGCAATGGCGCACCGGTGCCGCTGTGGGACGCGGTCAACTATGTGTTGCGCCAGCTCGAGCTGCCGCCGGTGACCCGGCATCTGCCCTACGCCCTGGCTTATGGCGCCGCGACGCTCAACGAAGGGCTGTGCACGCTGCTGCCTGGCCGCCCCGAACCCACCCTGTTTCGTCTGGGGGTGGCGCTGATGGCCAAGGATTTTTCTCTGGATATCAGCCGTGCGCGCGAATACTTGGACTATGCGCCGCAGGTCAGCCTGTGGACGGCGCTGGATGAGTTCTGCCTGTGGTGGAAGGCTCAGCATCCCGGCTGA
- a CDS encoding GIDE domain-containing protein has protein sequence MAFEGLLLSLLFSGGATLAGAWWSLKRWSQARQLLDTPTSKIRSAAQGYAEFYGVLAALADAPVRAPLTGKPCLWWRFKIEEYQSSGKNRSWRVAESGSSEAWLRLSDGTGDCLIDPRGAEVRPAIREVWQGNLRHPLGPAKSRLLSWLGSGKRYRYSEERLQVGQPLYAIGDFRSSGGGRQARDLEVAQSAVIRQWKGDFSGLLQRFDSDRNGRLDEQEWNRVRLAAQLEAEDRHRQESSQPAQHHLGKPAESRPFILANAGEDELARHFHWQAAGGAALCLVGALATAWLLGVRVL, from the coding sequence GTGGCGTTCGAAGGGCTGTTGCTCAGCCTGCTGTTCAGCGGCGGCGCGACTCTCGCTGGCGCCTGGTGGAGCCTGAAACGCTGGTCCCAGGCGCGCCAGCTACTCGATACCCCGACCTCGAAGATCCGCTCGGCGGCCCAGGGCTATGCCGAGTTCTATGGCGTGCTGGCCGCGCTGGCCGATGCGCCGGTGCGTGCGCCGCTGACCGGAAAGCCCTGTCTGTGGTGGCGCTTCAAGATCGAGGAATACCAGTCCAGCGGCAAGAATCGCAGTTGGCGGGTGGCCGAGAGCGGTAGCAGTGAAGCCTGGCTGCGCTTGAGCGATGGCACCGGCGACTGCCTGATCGATCCGCGCGGCGCCGAGGTTCGCCCGGCGATCCGCGAAGTCTGGCAAGGCAACCTGCGCCACCCGCTGGGGCCGGCGAAAAGCAGGTTGCTCAGTTGGTTGGGCAGCGGCAAGCGCTATCGCTACAGCGAGGAGCGGTTGCAGGTCGGCCAGCCGCTGTATGCCATTGGCGATTTTCGCAGCAGTGGTGGCGGTCGTCAGGCCCGCGACCTTGAAGTAGCACAGAGCGCGGTGATCCGTCAGTGGAAGGGCGATTTCAGCGGCCTGTTGCAGCGTTTCGACAGTGACCGCAACGGCCGGCTGGATGAGCAGGAGTGGAATCGCGTGCGCCTGGCCGCGCAACTGGAAGCTGAGGACCGACATCGCCAGGAGAGTTCGCAGCCGGCGCAGCACCATCTGGGCAAGCCTGCCGAGTCGCGGCCGTTCATTCTGGCCAATGCCGGCGAAGATGAACTGGCGCGGCATTTCCATTGGCAGGCGGCCGGCGGCGCCGCGCTCTGCTTGGTCGGCGCGTTGGCGACGGCCTGGTTGCTCGGAGTGAGGGTGCTGTAG
- a CDS encoding LysR family transcriptional regulator ArgP, with the protein MFDYKLLAALAAVVEQAGFERAAQLLGLSQSAVSQRIKLLEARIGQPVLVRATPPTPTEIGRRLLNHVQQVRLLERDVQDQVPALDEGGVPERLRIALNADSLATWWAAAVGEFCAEHRLLLELLVEDQDVGLKRMRAGDVAACVCATDRPVAGARSQALGAMRYRALASPGFIARHFPQGVTPAALTRVPGIVFGPDDLLQHRYLAELGVEGGFLHHLCPSSEGFIRMTQSGLGWGLMPEQQVLNELARGELVELIADRPVDVPLYWHHWRNGGELLNRLTDHLRKAAGECLVPAGQSVG; encoded by the coding sequence TTGTTCGACTACAAGTTGTTGGCCGCTCTGGCGGCGGTGGTGGAGCAGGCCGGTTTCGAGCGCGCCGCCCAGCTGCTGGGCTTGTCGCAATCGGCGGTGTCGCAGCGGATCAAACTGCTCGAAGCGCGGATTGGCCAGCCGGTGCTAGTGCGTGCCACGCCGCCGACGCCCACCGAAATCGGCCGGCGCCTGCTCAACCATGTGCAGCAGGTGCGTCTGCTTGAGCGCGATGTGCAGGATCAGGTGCCGGCGCTAGACGAAGGCGGGGTACCCGAGCGCCTGCGCATCGCCTTGAACGCCGACAGTCTGGCGACCTGGTGGGCTGCTGCCGTGGGCGAGTTTTGCGCCGAGCACCGGCTGTTGCTGGAGTTGCTGGTGGAAGATCAGGACGTCGGCCTGAAGCGCATGCGCGCCGGTGATGTAGCGGCTTGCGTATGTGCCACGGACCGGCCGGTGGCAGGGGCGCGTAGCCAGGCCCTTGGCGCCATGCGTTACCGTGCGTTGGCCAGTCCGGGATTCATTGCCCGGCATTTCCCCCAGGGCGTCACCCCGGCGGCGCTGACCCGGGTGCCGGGCATCGTGTTTGGTCCGGATGACCTGTTGCAGCATCGCTACCTGGCTGAACTTGGCGTCGAGGGTGGCTTTTTGCATCACCTGTGCCCGTCGTCCGAGGGCTTTATTCGCATGACCCAGAGTGGCCTTGGTTGGGGCCTGATGCCGGAACAGCAGGTGTTGAATGAGCTGGCCCGTGGCGAGTTGGTCGAGCTGATCGCCGATCGGCCGGTCGATGTGCCGCTGTACTGGCATCACTGGCGCAACGGCGGTGAGCTGCTCAATCGCCTGACCGATCATTTGCGCAAGGCGGCCGGCGAGTGTCTGGTACCCGCGGGTCAATCCGTTGGCTAG
- a CDS encoding imelysin family protein, with protein sequence MIRMPLASASLLAIAISLAGCGEDKAPVSQTPAPVASAPVAATNHIDEAAASAVVVHYADLALAVFSDAASTGKALQSAIDALLANPTDATLQAARAAWLAARVPYMQSEVFRFGNAVVDDWEGQLNAWPLDEGLIDYVAADYQSALGNPGATANIIANTQLQVGEDMLDVTTITPQLLASLNELGGSEANVATGYHAIEFMLWGQDLNGSNPGAGARPATDFVVGDGATGGNNERRRAFIKAASDLLVSDLDEMVGQWQAGVADNYRASLQAEPAENGLRKMLFGMGSLSLGELAGERMKVALEANSTEDEQDCFSDNTHNSHFYDGKGIRNVYLGEYLKADGTTLTGPSLSALVAKVDVQADSTLKADLAATEAKLQALVDSANNDQHFDQLIAADNTAGQQIVRDAITALVKQTDAIEQVAGKLGLGDLNPDTADHSF encoded by the coding sequence ATGATTCGTATGCCCCTGGCTTCCGCCAGCTTGCTGGCCATCGCTATTTCCCTCGCTGGCTGCGGCGAAGACAAGGCACCTGTCAGCCAAACCCCAGCACCTGTCGCCAGCGCCCCGGTAGCCGCGACCAACCACATCGACGAAGCCGCTGCCAGCGCTGTGGTCGTCCACTATGCCGACCTGGCTCTGGCTGTATTCAGCGACGCCGCCAGCACCGGCAAGGCGCTGCAGAGCGCGATCGACGCGCTGCTCGCCAACCCGACTGACGCCACCCTGCAAGCCGCCCGCGCAGCCTGGCTGGCTGCGCGGGTGCCCTACATGCAGTCGGAAGTCTTTCGCTTTGGCAATGCCGTGGTCGACGACTGGGAAGGCCAGCTCAATGCCTGGCCGTTGGACGAAGGCTTGATCGATTACGTGGCAGCCGACTACCAGTCGGCCCTGGGCAATCCTGGCGCCACTGCCAATATCATCGCCAACACGCAACTCCAGGTTGGCGAAGACATGCTCGACGTGACGACGATCACGCCGCAGCTGCTCGCCAGCCTGAATGAGCTGGGTGGCTCCGAAGCTAACGTCGCCACCGGCTACCACGCTATCGAATTCATGCTCTGGGGCCAGGATCTGAATGGCAGCAACCCGGGTGCCGGCGCGCGTCCAGCCACAGACTTCGTGGTCGGCGACGGTGCCACTGGCGGCAACAACGAACGCCGTCGCGCCTTCATCAAGGCTGCCAGCGATCTACTGGTCAGCGACCTCGACGAGATGGTCGGCCAATGGCAGGCCGGTGTGGCGGACAACTACCGCGCCAGCCTGCAAGCCGAACCGGCCGAGAACGGTCTGCGCAAGATGCTCTTCGGCATGGGTAGCCTGTCCCTTGGCGAGCTGGCGGGTGAGCGCATGAAGGTCGCCCTGGAAGCCAACTCCACCGAAGACGAGCAAGACTGCTTCAGCGACAACACCCACAACTCGCATTTCTACGATGGCAAAGGCATTCGTAACGTTTACCTGGGCGAATACCTCAAGGCCGACGGCACGACCCTGACCGGCCCGAGCTTGTCCGCGCTGGTGGCCAAGGTCGACGTCCAGGCCGACAGCACGCTCAAGGCCGACCTCGCAGCGACTGAAGCCAAGTTGCAGGCCCTGGTCGACAGCGCTAACAACGACCAGCATTTTGACCAACTGATCGCGGCTGACAACACCGCAGGCCAGCAGATCGTGCGCGATGCCATCACCGCCCTGGTCAAACAGACCGACGCGATCGAACAGGTCGCTGGCAAGCTGGGCCTCGGCGATCTCAACCCGGACACCGCCGACCACAGCTTCTAA